A region of Myxococcus stipitatus DSM 14675 DNA encodes the following proteins:
- a CDS encoding CsbD family protein has product MGELLDKAKGKLKEVVGAVTGDRSLEAEGKVDRAKGEAKEKVEDAKRAVRDAVDDARARRDEP; this is encoded by the coding sequence ATGGGCGAGTTGCTGGACAAGGCCAAGGGCAAGCTCAAGGAAGTCGTCGGCGCCGTCACCGGAGACCGCTCGCTGGAGGCCGAGGGCAAGGTGGACCGGGCCAAGGGCGAGGCGAAGGAGAAGGTCGAGGACGCCAAGCGCGCGGTCCGCGACGCCGTGGATGACGCCCGCGCGCGCCGCGATGAGCCGTAG